The Papilio machaon chromosome 3, ilPapMach1.1, whole genome shotgun sequence genome window below encodes:
- the LOC106711785 gene encoding cytochrome P450 6B2-like: MLFITLLVISAILLTIYKFFIKDRHYWKKRNIPEVQGITWKFITGKKSLAEIHKEIYNSYPEDDNIGLYNGPKPALIIKNLENIQAVLLGDFQSFFNRGINTNQNDKLADSVLFMEDYERWRIVRYKISPVFTMKKLKNMFYIMERCARDFIDFIENNQEAMSKPFNALYTYTTASITASVFGIDANTENTMDSPFIDMASKATAPSFITNLKFSLASTFPKLFKLLKLKFFGDQESYFINIVKQVLKERRRDNDKRHDFIDTCIELQNEGVMQNVATGYQLIPSDELMAAQAFFFFIAGSDTSAHSMLFVLLELSGNPEILKRLHKEIDDVFEKCNEKITVDDIEELKYMDMVINEAFRKYPTIGTIQRKCTKTTTLPVGEVKIEKDVQIIIPTYAIHRDEKYYPNPDLFDPERFSPKNISNIPKYGYLPFGEGNRICIGARFARLQIKVGLAWLLRRYTLKEQVYEPKCFEPSFFALRDTGARIDLIPRKA, translated from the exons ATGTTGTTTATCACATTGTTAGTTATAAGTGCAATACTATtgactatttataaatttttcataaaagatAGACATTACtggaagaaaagaaatattccAGAAGTGCAAGGTATCACATGGAAATTTATCACAGGCAAGAAATCTTTAGCCGAAAttcataaagaaatttataattcttaccCCGAAGATGATAACATCGGCCTGTATAATGGACCAAAACCcgctttaattataaagaacTTGGAAAATATACAAGCGGTGTTACTCGGCGATTTTCAAAGCTTCTTCAATCGCGGTATCAACACGAACCAAAATGATAAACTTGCGGACAGTGTACTTTTTATGGAAGATTATGAAAGGTGGAGAATTGTAAGATATAAAATCTCACCAGTGTTTACtatgaaaaaactaaaaaatatgttttatataatggaGCGGTGCGCtagagattttattgatttcataGAAAACAATCAAGAAGCAATGAGCAAACCATTCAACGCTTTGTACACGTACACGACGGCTTCAATAACTGCATCTGTTTTTGGAATTGATGCAAATACTGAAAACACTATGGACTCACCTTTTATTGATATGGCTTCAAAGGCAACGGCACCGTCTttcataacaaatttaaaattttccctCGCCAGTACATTTCCGAAGCTTTTCAAattactgaaattaaaattctttggTGATCAAgaatcttattttataaacatcgtAAAGCAAGTGTTAAAGGAGCGCCGCAGAGACAATGACAAGAGACACGACTTCATTGATACCTGCATTGAGTTACAAAATGAAGGTGTTATGCAAAATGTAGCAACGGGATATCAGTTGATACCATCTGATGAACTGATGGCGGCGCAGGCATTCTTTTTCTTCATCGCCGGCTCTGATACATCAGCGCATTCAATGCTCTTCGTTTTGTTGGAACTTTCTGGAAATCCGGAGATTCTTAAGAGATTACATAAAGAAATTGATGATGTCTTCGagaaatgtaatgaaaaaattaccGTCGATGACATCGAAGAATTGAAATATATGGATATGGTAATAAATGAAGCATTCAGAAAATATCCAACAATCGGTACGATACAAAGGAAATGTACTAAAACAACTACTTTGCCTGTAGGAGAagtgaaaattgaaaaagacGTGCAAATTATTATACCTACATACGCAATACACCGAGATGAAAAGTATTACCCTAATCCAGATCTATTTGATCCTGAAAGATTTTctccaaaaaatatttctaacataCCTAAATATGGGTATCTGCCATTCGGTGAAGGAAATCGGATTTGTATCG GAGCAAGATTTGCACGTCTACAAATAAAAGTTGGCTTGGCGTGGCTTTTGAGACGGTACACATTGAAGGAACAAGTCTACGAACCGAAATGTTTTGAACCCAGCTTTTTCGCACTGAGAGATACAGGAGCTCGCATTGACTTGATTCCAAGAAAAGCTTAA